A single region of the Maylandia zebra isolate NMK-2024a linkage group LG17, Mzebra_GT3a, whole genome shotgun sequence genome encodes:
- the LOC143413297 gene encoding serine/threonine-protein kinase pim-2-like, which yields MNHTMSKSWPTYTAPRPVDLNNPLGHQTEPCISTLVKMTPDGRIEGRKRRDLPERLDKSPKKSKSSGGPKPGPSHFVSGESSLKFGLLIVPSSDSSIIKRSNKRKSTSDESEGPSSKKSRTTSPEESPTQEPSETCDSPRISGTDRKEDFLEKYQELEVLGHGGFATVFSGIRIKDSFPVAIKHVQQRRLARTTMDWNGKSTDVPLEVALLIQVGAGPHDTESSITPLLLDWFDLEDELIMVFEKPENCMDLDNYLKTTDKPLSETHVKVIMKQLVDAAITMDNKGVFHRDIKPHNILIETSSEEPRVRYIDFGCGVTFTPGQRFRRNAGTRIYNSPEWFMYGFCSAEYTTAWQLGVVMYQLLHNKLPFDCDYKIINQNPPILADISNKCRDFLTGCLRKHYKDRFTLEDLRNHMWLK from the exons ATGAATCACACAATGTCAAAGTCTTGGCCAACTTATACTGCACCACGTCCTGTGGATCTGAATAACCCTCTAG GACACCAAACAGAGCCTTGCATCTCCACACTGGTGAAGATGACTCCAGATGGAAGAATAGAGGGAAGAAAGAGAAGGGACTTACCTGAAAGACTGGACAAATCccccaaaaaaagcaaaagcagtgGAGGTCCAAAACCGGGTCCCAGCCACTTTGTTTCTGGGGAATCCAGTTTGAAAT TTGGCCTTCTCATAGTGCCTTCAAGCGACTCTAGTATAATTAAGAGGAGCAACAAACGGAAGAGCACTAGTGACGAATCTGAGGGACCATCCAGCAAAAAAAGCAGGACAACGAGCCCAGAGGAGAGTCCCACCCAGGAACCCTCTGAAACATGTGACTCACCGAGGATATCCGGCACTGACAGAAAAG AAGACTTCCTGGAAAAATATCAAGAGCTGGAGGTGCTGGGTCATGGAGGCTTTGCCACCGTGTTTTCTGGAATACGCATAAAAGACAGTTTTCCA GTGGCAATCAAACATGTTCAACAGCGCAGACTTGCGCGCACAACAATG GATTGGAATGGGAAAAGTACTGATGTTCCCCTGGAGGTGGCGCTACTGATACAAGTTGGGGCTGGACCACACGATACGGAAAGCAGTATAACCCCACTTCTACTTGACTGGTTTGATCTGGAAGATGAGCTTATTATGGTTTTTGAGAAACCAGAAAATTGCATGGACTTAGACAATTACCTCAAAACTACAGATAAACCTCTGTCAGAGACACATGTTAAG GTCATAATGAAGCAACTAGTTGACGCAGCCATTACGATGGATAACAAGGGGGTTTTCCACCGAGATATTAAACCACACAACATTCTAATTGAAACATCTTCGGAGGAACCCCGAGTGCGATACATCGATTTTGGCTGTGGAGTCACGTTTACTCCGGGACAAAGGTTCAGGAGGAACGCAG GAACCAGGATCTACAATAGTCCAGAGTGGTTCATGTACGGCTTCTGCTCTGCAGAATATACTACAGCCTGGCAGCTGGGTGTTGTGATGTACCAGCTGTTACACAACAAGTTACCATTTGACTGCGACTACAAGATCATCAACCAAAACCCACCGATTTTAGCTGACATTTCAAACA AATGCAGGGATTTTTTGACGGGGTGTCTGAGGAAGCACTACAAGGACCGCTTCACCCTGGAGGATCTTCGGAATCACATGTGGCTCAAATGA